A single region of the Pseudomonas mandelii genome encodes:
- a CDS encoding MMPL family transporter, whose product MTLPSERRLPWLFLILLLAVLALAGWQWRDGAPLSANLMELVPGTAPDALELRAEKRIQEPLNREMLVLAGHKDRPQAIAMAQKLGEQWQASGLFEKVQWNLQADLPALRTQLLQGRLSMLSAMDRQQLIEHPDAFIQQRVQALFDPFTGFSLVPSQDDWLGLTGRIQNSQPQHGAVQLDIGSGALVADADGKSWVLLRAKTTGNAFDMSLPLQVADLLERSRKEAAQADVQLLAASGLLYAANGQQQATREMTWVGGGATVGILLLLLLAFRRWRVLLAFVPVLVGMLFGAVACVALFGHMHVMTLVLGSSLIGVAVDYPLHYLSKSWSLKPWNSWPALRLTLPGLTLSLITSCIGYLALAWTPFPALTQIAVFSAAGLLGAYLSAVCLLPALLKGVNLRPAHWPLRICECLLNLREALLKHVSTPVLLALLIAFCVGGLLQLESKNDIRQWIGAPQQLTDEAQAIARITGYQPTSQFFLVRAANQQELLERQTALSERLDQLVNLEKLQGYLSLNQLVSQPSEQRKVREALSKLPQFWQPLLDLGVPAEALQAELATLLALPAEDIDASLVGPLAEPYRTLWLGPTDEGVAAMVSLQGLNNPSLLRIQALDLPGVELVDRLGELNSVFAATQISAAQLKLASCVLIVLVLILPFGFGGALRIVSLPLLAALCSLASLGWMGQPLTLFSLFGLLLVTAISVDYAILMREQVGGAAVSLLGTLLAAVTTWLSFGLLAVSSTPAVSNFGLSVSLGLAFSFILAPWAGRQVHAAAVVEPAA is encoded by the coding sequence ATGACTTTGCCGAGTGAACGCAGACTTCCGTGGCTGTTTCTGATCCTGCTGTTGGCAGTGCTCGCGCTCGCCGGTTGGCAATGGCGCGACGGTGCACCACTGTCGGCCAACCTGATGGAACTGGTGCCGGGCACGGCGCCGGACGCGCTGGAACTGCGCGCCGAAAAACGCATACAAGAACCGTTGAACCGGGAAATGCTGGTGCTGGCAGGCCATAAAGATCGCCCGCAAGCCATTGCCATGGCGCAGAAACTCGGCGAGCAGTGGCAGGCCAGCGGTTTGTTCGAGAAGGTTCAGTGGAACCTGCAAGCCGACTTGCCGGCGCTGCGCACGCAATTGCTGCAAGGCCGGCTGTCGATGCTTTCGGCGATGGATCGGCAGCAGTTGATCGAACACCCCGACGCCTTTATCCAGCAGCGGGTGCAAGCGCTGTTCGACCCGTTCACCGGTTTCAGCCTGGTGCCGAGCCAGGATGACTGGCTGGGCCTGACCGGGCGCATCCAGAACAGCCAACCACAACACGGCGCCGTGCAACTGGACATCGGCAGCGGAGCGCTGGTCGCCGATGCCGACGGCAAGAGCTGGGTGTTGCTGCGGGCAAAAACCACCGGCAATGCCTTCGACATGAGCCTGCCGCTGCAAGTGGCTGACCTGCTTGAACGCAGCCGAAAAGAAGCCGCCCAGGCCGACGTGCAACTGCTCGCTGCCAGCGGCCTGCTGTACGCGGCCAACGGTCAGCAACAAGCCACCCGCGAAATGACATGGGTCGGCGGCGGTGCCACCGTGGGCATTTTGTTGCTGCTGTTGCTGGCCTTCCGGCGCTGGCGTGTCTTGCTCGCTTTCGTTCCCGTGCTGGTGGGCATGCTGTTTGGTGCGGTGGCGTGCGTGGCGCTATTCGGTCACATGCATGTGATGACGCTGGTACTGGGCTCGAGCCTGATCGGCGTGGCTGTCGATTACCCGCTGCATTACCTGTCGAAAAGCTGGAGCCTGAAACCCTGGAACAGCTGGCCGGCGTTACGCCTGACCCTGCCGGGCCTGACGCTGAGCCTGATCACCAGTTGCATCGGCTACCTGGCCCTGGCCTGGACGCCTTTCCCGGCCCTGACCCAGATTGCCGTGTTCTCCGCCGCCGGCCTGCTCGGTGCCTACTTGTCGGCCGTGTGCCTGCTGCCAGCGTTGCTCAAGGGCGTGAACCTGCGACCGGCGCATTGGCCGCTGCGTATCTGCGAGTGTTTGCTGAACCTGCGCGAAGCGCTGCTCAAACACGTCAGTACGCCCGTGTTATTGGCACTGCTGATTGCCTTCTGCGTCGGCGGCCTGTTGCAACTGGAGAGCAAAAACGATATCCGCCAGTGGATCGGCGCACCGCAGCAATTGACCGACGAAGCCCAGGCCATTGCGCGCATCACCGGCTATCAGCCGACCAGCCAGTTCTTCCTGGTGCGCGCGGCCAATCAACAGGAACTGCTCGAACGCCAGACTGCACTGAGCGAGCGCCTGGATCAGTTGGTCAACCTGGAAAAACTCCAGGGTTACCTGTCGCTAAATCAACTGGTCAGCCAGCCGAGCGAGCAGCGCAAAGTGCGCGAAGCGTTGAGCAAGTTGCCGCAGTTCTGGCAACCCTTGCTCGACCTCGGCGTGCCGGCAGAAGCGCTGCAAGCGGAGCTTGCAACGTTGCTGGCGCTGCCCGCCGAAGACATCGACGCCTCGCTGGTCGGTCCGCTGGCGGAACCTTATCGCACCCTGTGGCTGGGGCCGACCGATGAGGGCGTGGCGGCGATGGTCAGCCTGCAAGGCCTGAATAATCCTTCGCTGTTGCGCATTCAGGCGCTGGACTTGCCGGGGGTCGAACTGGTCGACCGTCTCGGTGAACTGAACAGCGTTTTCGCCGCGACACAGATCAGCGCGGCGCAGCTGAAACTCGCCTCCTGCGTGTTGATCGTGCTGGTGCTGATCCTGCCGTTTGGCTTCGGTGGTGCGTTGCGCATCGTCTCACTGCCCTTGCTGGCCGCGCTGTGCAGCCTGGCCAGCCTCGGCTGGATGGGCCAACCCCTGACCCTGTTCAGCCTGTTCGGCCTGTTACTGGTGACGGCGATCAGCGTCGATTACGCAATCCTCATGCGCGAACAGGTCGGCGGCGCCGCCGTGAGCCTGCTGGGCACCTTGCTGGCAGCGGTGACCACATGGCTGTCATTCGGTTTGCTGGCCGTGTCCAGCACACCGGCGGTGAGCAACTTCGGCCTGTCCGTGAGCCTCGGGCTGGCGTTCAGTTTCATCCTTGCGCCCTGGGCCGGACGCCAAGTGCATGCCGCCGCCGTCGTGGAGCCAGCCGCATGA
- a CDS encoding NAD(P)/FAD-dependent oxidoreductase, whose product MPTVEMERRQVVVIGAGPSGAIAAALLKRKGHDVLMIERQHFPRFSIGESLLSHCLDFVEEAGMLDAVNAAGFQMKNGAAFAWGEHYSAFDFGDTFSNGKPTTFQVQRADFDKLLADQAALQGVDVRYGEAIVSADFDLPMPQLDVLREDGSQYRVEADFVLDASGYGRVLPRLLDLEAPSNFPVRQAVFTHIEDHIDSPTFEREKILITTHPIHRDIWFWTIPFSNGRCSVGVVAAAEHFEGRMENLDECLRGFIAETPSLACVLENAVWDTPARTIGGYSANVKTLHGPGFALLGNAAEFLDPVFSSGVTIAMRSASMAAGVLHRQLQGESVDWQTEFAAPLKRGVDTFRCYVEGWYAGTFQDVIYHPGSSADIRRMISAILAGYAWDERNPFVSEPKRRLRVLSELCARDAT is encoded by the coding sequence GTGCCAACAGTTGAAATGGAACGTCGCCAGGTTGTTGTCATTGGCGCGGGTCCTTCGGGCGCCATTGCCGCCGCGCTGCTCAAGCGCAAAGGCCACGATGTGCTGATGATTGAACGCCAGCATTTTCCACGGTTTTCCATCGGTGAAAGCCTGTTGTCGCACTGCCTGGATTTCGTCGAAGAAGCCGGCATGCTCGACGCCGTGAACGCCGCCGGGTTCCAGATGAAAAACGGCGCCGCGTTCGCCTGGGGCGAGCACTACAGCGCCTTTGATTTCGGCGACACGTTCAGCAACGGCAAGCCGACCACCTTCCAGGTCCAGCGCGCCGATTTCGACAAACTGCTGGCCGATCAGGCCGCGCTGCAAGGCGTCGACGTTCGTTATGGCGAAGCCATCGTCAGTGCCGATTTCGACCTGCCCATGCCGCAGCTCGATGTGCTTCGTGAGGATGGCAGCCAGTACCGCGTCGAAGCTGATTTTGTGCTGGATGCCAGCGGCTACGGCCGCGTGTTGCCACGCCTGCTGGACCTTGAAGCACCGTCGAATTTCCCGGTGCGCCAGGCGGTGTTCACCCACATCGAAGACCATATCGACAGCCCGACCTTCGAGCGGGAAAAGATCCTTATCACCACCCATCCGATCCATCGCGACATCTGGTTCTGGACCATTCCGTTCAGCAACGGTCGCTGCTCGGTGGGCGTGGTCGCGGCCGCCGAGCACTTCGAAGGCCGCATGGAGAACCTGGACGAGTGCCTGCGCGGCTTCATCGCTGAAACTCCAAGCCTGGCCTGTGTCCTGGAAAACGCGGTCTGGGACACGCCAGCCCGCACCATCGGCGGCTACTCGGCCAACGTCAAAACCTTGCACGGTCCGGGCTTTGCGTTGCTCGGCAACGCGGCAGAATTCCTCGATCCGGTGTTCTCCTCCGGCGTGACCATCGCCATGCGCTCGGCCAGCATGGCCGCCGGCGTGTTGCATCGCCAGCTGCAAGGTGAAAGCGTCGACTGGCAGACCGAGTTCGCCGCACCGCTCAAGCGCGGCGTCGACACGTTCCGCTGCTACGTCGAAGGCTGGTACGCCGGGACTTTCCAGGATGTGATTTATCATCCAGGCAGCTCAGCGGATATCCGCCGTATGATCAGCGCAATCCTCGCCGGTTATGCCTGGGACGAGCGTAATCCGTTCGTCAGCGAACCCAAGCGTCGGCTGCGCGTGCTGTCGGAACTTTGCGCTAGAGATGCCACATGA
- a CDS encoding acyl-CoA thioesterase, whose translation MRSKGVLHTDTEILVPFFDVDTMNVVWHGHYVKYLEVARCALLDKIGHNYTAMVESGYAWPVIDLQLRYVRGAVFGQKLNVRANLVEWENRLKINYLISDVKTGERLTRASSVQVAVDMSSREMQLASPKIFTDAVERMLA comes from the coding sequence ATGCGTAGCAAGGGAGTGCTTCACACCGATACGGAAATCCTCGTGCCGTTCTTTGACGTCGACACCATGAACGTGGTCTGGCACGGCCATTACGTCAAATACCTGGAAGTCGCCCGTTGTGCGCTGCTGGACAAGATCGGTCACAACTACACCGCCATGGTCGAGTCGGGTTATGCCTGGCCGGTGATCGACCTGCAATTGCGCTATGTGCGCGGCGCCGTGTTCGGTCAAAAGCTGAACGTGCGGGCCAATCTGGTGGAGTGGGAGAACCGTCTGAAGATCAATTACCTGATCAGCGATGTGAAAACCGGTGAGCGTTTGACCCGCGCCAGTTCCGTACAGGTCGCTGTCGACATGAGCAGCCGCGAGATGCAGCTGGCCTCACCGAAGATCTTCACCGATGCCGTAGAAAGGATGCTCGCATGA
- a CDS encoding HAL/PAL/TAL family ammonia-lyase, with amino-acid sequence MTTPTLEPVTFGELPLRIEDVLAAANRQVPTQLQSDPAYRERIAKGARFLDSLLDKEGVIYGVTTGYGDSCVVAVPLHHVEALPRHLYTFHGCGLGKLLDAQATRAVLAARLQSLCHGVSGVRVELLERLQAFLEHDILPLIPEEGSVGASGDLTPLSYVAATLSGEREVMFRGERRQAADVHRELGWTPLVLRPKEALALMNGTAVMTGLACLAYARADYLLQLATRITALNVVALQGNPEHFDERLFAAKPHPGQMQVAAWLRKDLAIDAPTAPLHRLQDRYSLRCAPHVLGVLADSLNWLRSFIEIELNSANDNPIIDAEAERVLHGGHFYGGHIAFAMDSLKNLVANVADLLDRQLALLVDERYNHGLPSNLSGATADRAMLNHGFKAVQIGTSAWTAEALKNTMPASVFSRSTECHNQDKVSMGTIAARDAIRVLELTEQVAAATLLAANQGVWLRSKAEDARPLPPALAAMHEELAKDFPPVIEDRALEGELRLCLKRIAKQHWRLHA; translated from the coding sequence ATGACGACGCCAACGCTTGAGCCGGTAACCTTCGGCGAACTCCCTTTGCGCATCGAAGACGTGCTGGCCGCGGCCAACCGTCAGGTGCCGACGCAGTTGCAAAGCGACCCTGCGTACCGTGAGCGCATCGCCAAGGGCGCGCGATTTCTCGATTCCCTGCTGGACAAGGAAGGCGTGATCTATGGCGTGACCACCGGTTACGGCGACTCGTGCGTGGTCGCGGTGCCGCTGCATCACGTCGAGGCATTGCCCCGTCATCTGTACACCTTCCACGGCTGCGGACTGGGCAAACTGCTCGACGCCCAGGCCACTCGGGCTGTATTGGCGGCGCGTTTGCAGTCGTTGTGCCACGGCGTGTCCGGGGTGCGCGTGGAACTGCTGGAGCGTCTCCAGGCCTTCCTCGAACACGACATCCTGCCGCTGATCCCGGAAGAAGGGTCGGTGGGCGCCAGCGGTGATCTGACGCCGCTGTCGTACGTCGCCGCAACCTTGTCCGGCGAGCGCGAAGTTATGTTCCGGGGCGAGCGCCGACAAGCCGCCGACGTCCATCGCGAACTGGGCTGGACACCGCTGGTGCTGCGCCCGAAAGAAGCGTTGGCGCTGATGAACGGCACCGCCGTGATGACCGGCCTCGCCTGCCTGGCCTACGCCCGCGCCGATTACCTGCTGCAACTGGCGACCCGTATCACCGCGCTGAACGTGGTCGCGCTGCAAGGCAATCCCGAGCACTTCGACGAGCGCCTGTTCGCCGCCAAACCGCATCCGGGGCAGATGCAAGTCGCCGCGTGGTTGCGCAAGGATCTGGCAATCGATGCGCCGACCGCACCGCTGCACCGCCTGCAGGACCGCTATTCACTGCGCTGCGCGCCGCACGTGCTCGGCGTCCTGGCCGACAGCCTGAACTGGCTGCGTTCGTTCATCGAGATCGAACTCAACAGCGCCAACGACAACCCGATCATCGACGCCGAAGCCGAACGCGTGCTGCACGGCGGGCACTTCTACGGCGGCCATATTGCGTTCGCCATGGACAGCCTGAAAAACCTGGTGGCCAACGTGGCCGATCTGCTGGACCGGCAACTCGCCCTGCTGGTGGACGAGCGGTACAACCATGGCTTGCCAAGCAACCTTTCCGGCGCCACGGCTGACCGCGCGATGCTCAATCACGGCTTCAAGGCGGTGCAGATCGGCACCAGCGCCTGGACCGCCGAAGCGCTGAAAAACACCATGCCGGCCAGCGTCTTCTCGCGCTCCACCGAGTGCCACAACCAGGACAAGGTGAGCATGGGCACCATCGCCGCCCGCGATGCGATCCGTGTGCTGGAGCTGACCGAACAGGTCGCCGCCGCCACCTTGCTCGCCGCCAACCAGGGTGTTTGGCTGCGCAGCAAAGCCGAGGACGCGCGCCCGTTACCGCCAGCCCTGGCGGCCATGCACGAAGAGCTGGCCAAAGACTTCCCCCCGGTCATCGAAGATCGCGCGCTGGAAGGCGAATTGCGCCTGTGCCTGAAACGTATCGCCAAGCAACACTGGAGGCTGCATGCGTAG
- a CDS encoding outer membrane lipoprotein carrier protein LolA, translating to MTPFFKYLGALALLGLSSMAHAFDLQQLSDQLAKPDVIHGHFIQEKHLRALPQPLTSKGTFILAKNHGLLWLLKTPLQQDYRITNKGIARRDASGWQMLPGKSAGAEQNRLFLAVLQGDSSGLQRDFELSLSGDAQNWKLTLIPRSMLLKQVFNQINITGSELVHSIELLETQGDSTLLRMQDSTSTQPLSDAEQHDFAE from the coding sequence ATGACCCCGTTTTTCAAATACCTCGGTGCGTTGGCGTTGCTCGGGCTGTCATCGATGGCTCATGCCTTCGATTTGCAGCAGTTGAGCGATCAACTGGCCAAGCCTGATGTGATCCACGGCCATTTCATCCAGGAAAAACACCTGCGCGCATTGCCCCAGCCGCTGACCAGCAAGGGCACTTTTATCCTCGCTAAAAACCACGGATTGCTCTGGTTGTTGAAAACCCCGCTGCAACAGGATTACCGCATCACCAACAAAGGCATCGCCCGCCGCGACGCCAGCGGCTGGCAAATGCTCCCGGGCAAGAGCGCCGGCGCCGAGCAGAACCGCTTGTTCCTCGCCGTGCTGCAAGGTGACAGCAGCGGTCTGCAACGGGACTTCGAATTGTCTTTGAGCGGCGACGCACAGAACTGGAAACTGACGCTGATCCCGCGCTCAATGCTGCTCAAGCAGGTGTTCAATCAGATCAACATCACCGGCAGCGAATTGGTGCACAGCATCGAGCTGCTGGAAACCCAGGGCGACAGCACCCTTTTGCGCATGCAGGACAGCACCAGCACCCAACCGTTGAGCGACGCGGAGCAACATGACTTTGCCGAGTGA
- a CDS encoding cation:proton antiporter — translation MMIALFWLMALTMFAVATRVGRHFGLIPIVSQLLLATFGLPLLMYFWIEPGWQLSGAELISPVWLKNLYSLGFALLLGNILSDVIDLRLDRQSLKIALPSFCIPFVCGLATAVWLLPAQPWISSLAVGLVFAITAIPVLYLYLRHINYPPAATRRLVQTAILIDLACWTLFGFAQGSLHLSSLLLPLAGACLPVLLHLLGLRQPLLHSGCFFALLVVAEHFKLNALIFGIGYLLCMAALKMPLVLPLPAIWMNRLQTWIAIPLILTFGIVQINVHAAMASLGWVQLAALLLLPIASKLLGNWLGLGWAGASFEGASRWRESLLLNIRGLSEIVFLNLLLQQQLISPALYFALMVMGLIATLLPALAGMHQTPLNIAAPARSPRANS, via the coding sequence ATGATGATCGCCCTGTTTTGGCTGATGGCCCTGACGATGTTCGCCGTGGCCACCCGTGTGGGTCGTCACTTCGGCCTGATCCCGATCGTCAGTCAGTTGCTGCTGGCGACCTTCGGTCTACCGCTGCTGATGTACTTCTGGATCGAGCCGGGCTGGCAACTCAGCGGCGCCGAGCTGATCTCGCCGGTATGGCTGAAAAACCTCTACAGCCTCGGTTTTGCCTTGTTGCTGGGAAACATCCTCAGCGATGTGATCGACCTGCGACTCGATCGCCAGAGCCTGAAGATCGCCCTGCCGAGTTTTTGCATTCCATTTGTCTGCGGTCTGGCGACTGCGGTCTGGTTGTTACCCGCACAGCCGTGGATCAGTTCATTGGCAGTGGGCCTGGTGTTCGCCATCACCGCGATCCCGGTGTTGTACCTCTACCTGCGACACATCAATTACCCGCCCGCCGCAACCCGGCGGCTGGTGCAAACCGCGATCCTCATCGACCTGGCATGCTGGACCCTGTTCGGCTTCGCCCAAGGCAGTCTGCACCTGAGCAGTCTGCTGCTGCCGCTGGCCGGCGCCTGCCTTCCGGTGCTTCTGCATTTGCTGGGTTTGCGCCAACCGCTACTGCACAGCGGCTGCTTTTTTGCGCTGCTGGTGGTCGCCGAACACTTCAAGCTCAATGCTCTGATTTTCGGCATCGGTTATCTGCTGTGCATGGCCGCGCTGAAAATGCCGCTGGTGTTGCCGTTGCCGGCGATCTGGATGAACCGTTTGCAAACCTGGATCGCCATCCCGCTGATCCTCACCTTCGGTATCGTGCAGATCAATGTCCACGCCGCCATGGCCAGTCTCGGCTGGGTGCAGTTGGCGGCGCTGCTGCTGTTGCCGATTGCCAGCAAACTGCTGGGCAACTGGCTCGGCCTCGGCTGGGCCGGCGCGTCATTTGAAGGCGCCAGTCGCTGGCGCGAAAGCCTGCTGCTCAATATTCGCGGTTTGAGCGAGATCGTCTTTCTCAACCTGCTGCTGCAACAACAGCTCATCAGCCCGGCGTTGTACTTCGCGCTGATGGTGATGGGCCTGATCGCCACACTGCTGCCGGCACTTGCCGGCATGCACCAAACCCCTTTGAATATCGCCGCCCCGGCAAGGAGCCCCCGTGCCAACAGTTGA
- a CDS encoding LpxL/LpxP family acyltransferase has protein sequence MSSNADKQHWADRQERGSFWLMKFTALCAKVLGRRLLSPLLYGIVLYFFLFGRSARRSAWQYQQRLADWSARPQLRPTHWRVFSQFMAFADSMLDKLDVWNGKLSIDHIEIVDPALLRSQLRGTRGQMLVGAHLGNLEVCRALAEIGEKVTMNVLVHTKHAEQFNRLLGEAGATNLRLIQVSELDPVIMLQLHERLERGEWLAIAGDRVPLHGGRSVTVDFLGHQAALPQGPWLLAGLLKCPINLLMCLKKPTGQYRVTLEPFAEAVVWKRNDREQVIHQWASRYAERLGHYCLEAPQQWFNFYPFWKTDDDANA, from the coding sequence ATGAGCAGTAACGCAGACAAACAGCACTGGGCCGACCGCCAGGAGCGCGGCAGCTTCTGGCTGATGAAATTCACCGCGCTCTGCGCCAAAGTGCTGGGCCGACGGCTGCTGAGTCCGTTGCTGTACGGCATCGTCCTGTACTTTTTCCTGTTCGGTCGCAGTGCCCGCCGCAGTGCCTGGCAATACCAGCAACGCCTCGCGGACTGGAGCGCACGCCCGCAATTGCGACCGACCCACTGGCGAGTGTTCAGCCAGTTCATGGCCTTCGCCGATTCGATGCTCGACAAACTCGACGTATGGAACGGCAAGTTGAGCATCGATCACATCGAAATCGTCGACCCGGCGCTGCTGCGCAGTCAGCTGCGTGGCACTCGCGGGCAGATGCTGGTGGGCGCGCACCTGGGCAATCTCGAAGTCTGCCGCGCACTCGCGGAGATCGGCGAGAAGGTCACCATGAATGTGCTGGTGCACACCAAGCACGCCGAGCAGTTCAACCGATTGCTGGGCGAGGCCGGCGCGACCAATCTGCGGCTGATTCAGGTCAGTGAACTGGACCCGGTGATCATGCTGCAACTGCATGAACGACTGGAGCGTGGCGAGTGGCTGGCGATTGCCGGCGACCGCGTGCCGCTGCATGGCGGGCGCAGCGTGACCGTGGACTTCCTCGGTCATCAGGCTGCATTGCCCCAGGGGCCGTGGCTGCTGGCCGGCTTGCTGAAATGCCCGATCAATTTGCTGATGTGCCTGAAGAAACCGACGGGCCAATATCGCGTGACCCTCGAACCGTTTGCCGAGGCCGTGGTGTGGAAACGCAACGACCGCGAACAGGTCATTCATCAGTGGGCTTCCCGCTACGCCGAACGCCTGGGTCACTATTGCCTTGAAGCGCCCCAACAATGGTTCAACTTTTACCCTTTCTGGAAGACCGATGACGACGCCAACGCTTGA
- a CDS encoding glycosyltransferase family 2 protein, producing the protein MYNPCAIIPVYNHETAITTVVDALIASGLPCILVDDASDPSCARVLDQLAQREMVNLIRLAANQGKGGAVMTGLREASRLGFSHALQVDADGQHDLQDVTTFIAQSRAHPDAVICGYPQYDASVPKGRLYARYLTHVMVWINTLSLQIRDSMCGFRVYPLPPTLAVIDSAKIGKRMDFDSDILVRLAWRNQPMQWLPTKVHYPLDGVSHFRMFHDNVLISSMHTRLFFGMLLRAPVILWRRWRA; encoded by the coding sequence ATGTATAACCCTTGCGCAATCATCCCGGTCTACAACCACGAAACCGCGATCACCACGGTGGTCGACGCGCTGATCGCCAGTGGCCTGCCGTGCATTCTGGTGGACGATGCCAGCGATCCATCCTGCGCCAGGGTGCTCGACCAACTGGCCCAGCGTGAAATGGTCAACCTGATCCGCCTCGCCGCCAATCAAGGCAAGGGCGGCGCGGTCATGACCGGCCTGCGCGAAGCCTCGCGCCTGGGTTTCAGCCATGCCTTGCAGGTGGACGCCGACGGCCAGCACGACCTGCAGGATGTCACGACCTTCATCGCACAATCGCGCGCTCATCCCGACGCGGTGATCTGCGGCTATCCGCAATACGACGCCAGCGTGCCGAAGGGCCGTCTGTACGCCCGCTACCTGACCCACGTCATGGTCTGGATCAACACGCTTTCCTTGCAGATCCGCGATTCCATGTGCGGTTTCCGCGTCTACCCGTTGCCGCCGACCCTGGCAGTGATCGACTCGGCGAAGATCGGCAAGCGCATGGATTTCGACTCGGACATCCTCGTGCGCCTGGCCTGGCGCAATCAGCCGATGCAGTGGCTGCCGACCAAGGTCCATTACCCGCTGGACGGTGTCTCGCATTTCCGTATGTTCCACGACAATGTGCTGATTTCGAGCATGCACACCCGGCTGTTCTTCGGCATGTTGCTGCGGGCCCCGGTGATCCTCTGGCGACGGTGGCGAGCATGA
- a CDS encoding hotdog family protein, whose product MIDWPLAELLPHAGDMILIEQILAFDDEQIHTRLTVKPGGLFNRPDGSLPAWVGIELMAQSVAAYAGCHARQRGDAVVLGFLLGTRKFECNVEHFPAGTELTIHGLRSLEDDNGMGVFECHINAPGIHATARLNVFRPPQAAQYLHESQGASHD is encoded by the coding sequence ATGATTGACTGGCCGCTCGCCGAGCTGCTGCCGCACGCTGGCGACATGATCCTCATCGAGCAGATCCTGGCGTTCGATGACGAGCAGATTCACACCCGCCTCACCGTCAAGCCCGGGGGCCTGTTCAATCGTCCCGACGGCAGCCTGCCAGCGTGGGTCGGTATCGAACTGATGGCCCAGAGTGTTGCCGCCTACGCCGGTTGCCATGCGCGCCAGCGCGGTGATGCGGTGGTGCTGGGTTTTCTGCTCGGCACCCGGAAATTCGAATGCAACGTGGAGCACTTCCCCGCGGGCACCGAACTGACCATCCATGGACTGCGCTCGCTGGAAGACGACAACGGCATGGGCGTGTTCGAATGCCACATCAACGCCCCCGGCATTCACGCCACCGCCCGCCTGAACGTGTTCCGCCCGCCTCAGGCCGCTCAATACCTTCATGAATCCCAAGGAGCCAGCCATGACTGA
- a CDS encoding beta-ketoacyl-[acyl-carrier-protein] synthase family protein: protein MTAYLNALGVICALGRDKQEVARNLFAGDCSGMRSESGWVPERSLPVAAVRGELAPIPPELAEQSSRNNQLLLEAALQIRDDIDQVIQTYGRDRIGVILGTSTSGIDEASRGLAHYIREHEFPADYDYQQQELGAPANFLADWLQLSGPAYVISTACTSSARALMSAQRLLDLGVCDAVLCGGVDSLCKLTLNGFSALEAVSEQRCNPFSANRNGINIGEAAVLFLMSKKAGASQPIALLGSGASSDAHHISAPEPTGRGALQAMSKALNRAKVQPEQIGYLNLHGTATQHNDAMESLAVSALFPHGVPCSSTKPMTGHTLGAAGALEAAFCWLSLSTNNRENLLPPHVWDGQPDPDLPALQWVTPDHRLTSIAPRYLMSNSFAFGGNNVSLIIGDAP from the coding sequence ATGACCGCTTACCTGAATGCTCTCGGGGTGATCTGCGCCCTGGGTCGCGACAAACAGGAAGTCGCCCGCAACCTGTTTGCTGGCGATTGCTCCGGCATGCGCAGCGAATCCGGCTGGGTGCCGGAGCGGTCGTTGCCAGTGGCGGCGGTGCGTGGTGAGCTGGCGCCGATCCCGCCGGAACTGGCCGAGCAAAGCAGCCGCAACAACCAACTGCTGCTGGAAGCCGCGCTGCAAATTCGCGATGACATTGATCAAGTGATCCAGACTTACGGCCGCGATCGAATCGGCGTGATCCTCGGCACCAGCACTTCCGGCATCGATGAAGCCAGCCGTGGCCTGGCCCATTACATTCGTGAACATGAATTCCCTGCCGACTACGATTATCAGCAGCAGGAACTCGGCGCGCCGGCCAACTTCCTCGCCGACTGGCTGCAATTGAGCGGCCCGGCCTATGTGATCTCGACGGCTTGCACCTCCAGCGCCCGGGCGCTGATGAGTGCCCAGCGGCTGCTCGATCTGGGTGTGTGCGATGCCGTACTGTGCGGCGGCGTCGACAGTTTGTGCAAACTGACCCTCAACGGCTTTTCGGCCCTGGAAGCGGTGTCCGAGCAGCGCTGCAATCCGTTTTCGGCCAACCGCAACGGCATCAATATCGGCGAAGCCGCCGTGCTGTTTCTGATGAGCAAAAAAGCCGGCGCGAGCCAACCGATTGCCCTGCTCGGCAGCGGCGCCAGTTCCGATGCGCACCATATCTCGGCGCCGGAGCCGACCGGCCGGGGCGCCCTGCAAGCGATGAGCAAAGCCCTGAACCGCGCGAAGGTGCAGCCCGAGCAAATCGGCTACCTGAACCTGCACGGCACCGCGACCCAACACAACGACGCGATGGAAAGCCTGGCGGTCTCGGCCCTGTTCCCGCACGGCGTGCCCTGCTCCTCCACCAAGCCGATGACCGGACACACGCTCGGCGCGGCCGGCGCCCTGGAAGCGGCGTTCTGCTGGTTGAGCCTGAGCACGAACAATCGGGAAAACCTCCTGCCGCCCCACGTGTGGGACGGTCAGCCCGACCCCGACTTGCCGGCCTTGCAGTGGGTGACCCCGGACCATCGCCTGACGTCCATTGCACCTCGCTACCTGATGAGCAATTCCTTTGCCTTCGGTGGCAACAACGTCAGCCTGATTATCGGAGATGCCCCATGA